Part of the Zingiber officinale cultivar Zhangliang chromosome 8A, Zo_v1.1, whole genome shotgun sequence genome, CTCTCAAATGGCGGAGGCAGTGGCGGCGGGAGATAATAAACAGGAGGAATTTCTTGTAAAAAGATGAACACGAGGAAATTCTTGTAAAAAGATGAACACACGCAAAATTTTGCAAACAAACGACATCAAACGCATCACAACTACAGGGAAGGCATACCATAGCCCATTTGAGGCATAACATGACGGAACTGCGGTGGTATGCCAAAGAACGGCATCATAGTAGGTGAGGATGGAGGCTGCTGTAGCAGTTGTGGCTGAATAAATGGCCGGGGGTCTCCTCGCTGCTGAAGGAATGGTGTCGGCGTTTGCGGTTCTCTAGCGTTAAAACCTCTAGAACTCATCCAGCCATAGCCTCCACGGTCATGTTCACGCCGGTTACCATGGCGCAAATGGTGGGGAGGAGTTCCACCGACTCCGCCACCATGGTTTCCCCTTCTACTGCCACTATGACCAGCTCTGTGGTAAGTGCTGCTGCTTTGCGTCTGATGCATGAGGCCAACAGGAGGTACATCCAAAGGACTAGTTGGATGCTGAGCTTCCCTTGGACTATGATTGATCGGCGAACTGCTGCTAGCATCGGTACATCtttttgaaaaattagggttCCGATGAGATTTTTGGCGAACAAAAGGATCGTGATTCCGATTAAAACTAGGGTTAGTGTATAGCTTTGACTGGGAAGCATCGATCGTGGACCTCTAGCAAGACGAGGAAGTTAGAATCAAGATACACATAACAAAAGATCCTATTCCTTTCCGTTCCTTCGCGATCAGGaatggagaaaaattaatattcaaGAAAAGAATTCAGAAGAAGGAATCGCACCAGGGGAGCGGAGGACGCGCTGACTGCGGATTCCAAAAGCGCAGCATTGGCGCTCGTCCCGCGGTTGACGCCGTCTGTGGACCCGAGCGCGCGATCGGACGCTTCTTCCTGGGGAGGCGCAGGCGGAGAGGAGGAAGCAGCTTCGGAGGCGGACGGAGAATAGCGATCCGGCGAGCGCGACATGGCCGGCGCGTGGTAGCGGTAGGGTTAGGGTTCGCGGCGGTGGCGATGTGAGCGAACAGCGATCGCGGCGAAGAAAGAGAGAAGAAGGGGAAACTTGGAAGGGGGCACAGTGCGAAAGCGGCAGAGGAGGGCGCAGGGAGGCGACAATGCGGAGACTGGAGTCTCCTTTCCCGGCGATTCGTCGTATAGAGGAAAAGGTGCGACGACGAAGAGAAGCAGCAGCAGcatcttctttttctctcttttaaaagaaaaggagaagggcgaGCAGAAATGCCCTGGACCTTCTAATTAATTACGAATTTGCCTGACttcattttggtttttatgaCACTTTTATTTTTTTCAGAATGTTTAAATTCTctataatattaataaataatctattttattaaatttaaataattattttttattatatacctTAGCtatcttaaaattttcattatctttattctttattattttttctaatatctttcaatcaatttttttaattttttctcctttaaaattaaataatatataatatttaagGAATATATTTCATtcactaaattaaaaaaatattatttatgaaatttaaattgaaaGAATGGATAAAATagatgtaaatttttttttacagaaaatataaaatataaaataaattttgtatttacAAAAATTGATATGGATATTCTCCCTAAAGAGTTTAAATGATTTGTGGCATTGGGTGTTTGTCAAGATTTATCTATGTTTCTATGATTTACTCGTATGATCGATAATGAACTTTTGTGATAACTAGGGCACCTGTTAGTGAAAACCATGGCTTGTTTGGGAAATTTTAAAAGTTAGGTGCCTTCTCCTTAATTTATTTTTGGATAGAAttggcaatatatatatatatatatatatatatatatatatatatatatatttgaatattttattttggataaaaatttaaaaatagaaatatttaattaatttagactAAAATTAATAAATGAGGTCTAAAAACGCTGAAACAACAGCGTTGACAAAACCCAGCCTGTCTCCAGCTACCTCTTAATCCCTATCCCCCTCCCTCCCCTGTTCCTTTATATCTCATCTCATCGATCCTCCTCTGCTTCTGATTCATTATCAAAATCTCCTTTTGACCACATATTTCTCTTCGATTTCAACTTTATTCTTGGAATCGagcttcaaattttgatttttaatcgaCGGGAGCTCGCGAATTGATCTCGATCGGCGATCTGTGCGTGATTAAGCAGTCATGGAGAAGTCAATGAGGTCGGCGGCGTCCATCATCAGCTTCCTCCCCAAACGGACAGTCTTCTCTGGCGATGGAAACGCGCACGCGCAAGGCCTCCAGCAGCGGCGAAGCTTCATCGCTTCGATCGTGCCGGTAGAGGTGCGGCGCAAGGGAAAGGGCGGAGCCGGAGGGGAGTTCGAGGAGCCAACTTCGCCGAAGGTCACTTGCATGGGACAGGTGAAGCTACGTAAGATGAGGTGCAATAGTAATGAGGAAACTAAGTCGCTGCCTCCGCCAGCGAAGCCCGACGCAGATAAGAGGCTGAAGAGTAAGAGGACGGGCGACGCCTCCCTGTTTCTCAGCAGGATGTTTCGCCGGCGCAGGAGGAAATTTCCCACAGAgtcggaggaggagaaggaaatcGGAAGAGGAGATATAAATCCGGCGTCGGCGCCGGCGCTGGGGACGATGAGGTGGTACTCGAGCGGGCGGGAGACGCTGCAGGATTTTGACTGGAGGAAGGTGGCAGAGCAGAGCGGCCGAGAGGAGGAGGACTACGGGGCGATGGTGGCCCACTCGGGGCCGATCATAGTGGGGAGCGACGGAGCGGTGGCAATGAACCCGAAGAAGAGGCCGCCACCACCGCCGCCGCCGATTCCTCTCCAACtctagtaattaattaattaatatattgatgtattaaaattaatttccatttttctattttaatttttgcAATTTTTTTGTTCTCTCTTGTAATTTTCCAAAAACTCTctattttcttttaaatattttgtaaATTTCTGGGGGAACATGTATTTAGATGAAATGGACATTCCCATTGGTAAGTCAATTTGGGCCCAGCCATTCCAGCCAATAGCGGTGGACTACAATGCTTCACTTGGCTAATAAAGTAGCCTGCACTGCTGCTCTGGCTCTGCCCTCCGATGAGATCCAACGGCGGGTACATCACGAGTCGCACGTTATTTTCTACGCAGGGGCCCGTTCGTCACATAATGGACCCACGGCCTGGACGAGGACCTATAAAAGCGCGGCAATCCCTTCCGCCGCTTGGGTTTCTTCACTTCTCACTGGTCGTATCCGATAAAAGAGGGCGAAGCCTAAGGTGAAACCCTAATGCTATCCTTAGATCTACTCTTACCTTCTTCGCTAATCTGTGCCTGTAGATCGGTTTGGTTCCTGCCTTTTAGTGCCTGTCTTCGAGACGATAGAGCGCCTTCGAACTCCATTATCCCTTGGATTCTTCTCCTTTCAAGTTGATCTAATCGTTTATGTTCACCACTAATAGTTTATGGGAGtgtttttattttctactttttgaGATGTTTTGGGGAACCTGTAGAAATCTATTCTGAAAATTCTCTTTACGGCTTGATTTGAGATTTTCCTTGCGTCATCTATTTTTTATTGGGTCATACGCTGTGTTCTTGTTTAACAAATTGCGAGAAGCAGGAAAAAACGAGTACATTTCAATCGTGATCTTCTTAGTTTGTTGTTCAGTAAGGTTACCTTAAACACCGTGTTGAGACTTTTTCCCCTTGGATTGTATTCTATGGTGCTTGCATTATGTCTTCTCTTTGGTTTACATGATTGTATTGTCAAATTCAAGGGGGCATTAGCAGTTGAACAACCTTTTGATCCCAAACTCAACTGCTTGACTAAATGATGGATCGTGATGTTTGGTTGTATTTGCTTGTGCACATTTGCTTGTCTGTCTGGTGATCTCTGCTCAGGTTGTAATGTCAAAACAAAACAACATATTATGTGAAAAATACTTTATCTTGGCTTCTGTATGCACACTGTGTTTCCTGACCAAATCTAagtttattattttgtttttatgTTCTCACAGTATCTACCCACCTTCCTGTTGGAGATCCTATTGTATAATCATGTTCGTAATATCTgttaaacatataaatttagtcTTCTCTATTTGTTTTTGGTCACCTTAATTTAATAATTGGTATCTAGAAAATCTGTTTGTTATGAAACACTCAACCTTTAAATTTTTACATTTATAATTTCCAGCAGCCTTTTAAatttctatgcatgattgtgcaGAGTAT contains:
- the LOC122009365 gene encoding la-related protein 1B-like, coding for MSRSPDRYSPSASEAASSSPPAPPQEEASDRALGSTDGVNRGTSANAALLESAVSASSAPLRSTIDASQSKLYTNPSFNRNHDPFVRQKSHRNPNFSKRCTDASSSSPINHSPREAQHPTSPLDVPPVGLMHQTQSSSTYHRAGHSGSRRGNHGGGVGGTPPHHLRHGNRREHDRGGYGWMSSRGFNAREPQTPTPFLQQRGDPRPFIQPQLLQQPPSSPTMMPFFGIPPQFRHVMPQMGYEIPPVYYLPPPLPPPFESMPIITHQAPSVVPPAGFPSPADYQRFMLVKQIEYYFSPENLCKDHFLRQNMDDHGWVAVSLIASFNRVKQSTRDIPYILDALHGSTVVEVHGEKLRRRGDWMRWILPHSFNQYDSASSPRSPQPLHPDSVLSRFHAFGLHEDPSRHNGTG
- the LOC122009367 gene encoding uncharacterized protein At1g76070-like isoform X1 — encoded protein: MEKSMRSAASIISFLPKRTVFSGDGNAHAQGLQQRRSFIASIVPVEVRRKGKGGAGGEFEEPTSPKVTCMGQVKLRKMRCNSNEETKSLPPPAKPDADKRLKSKRTGDASLFLSRMFRRRRRKFPTESEEEKEIGRGDINPASAPALGTMRWYSSGRETLQDFDWRKVAEQSGREEEDYGAMVAHSGPIIVGSDGAVAMNPKKRPPPPPPPIPLQL